In a genomic window of Flavobacterium crassostreae:
- a CDS encoding zinc metallopeptidase, producing MGMGYLILAGAIMLCSWLVSSRLKSKFEQYSKLHLQNGMSGAEIAQKMLADNGIHNVQVISTPGQLTDHYNPVNKTVNLSEAVYNQRNAAAAAVAAHECGHAVQHAVGYQWLSMRSKLVPFVNVASSYMQWVLLAGIVLIQTFPVLLLGGIVLFAVTTVFSIVTLPVEYDASNRALAWLENNRMLTQKEQAGAKDALKWAARTYVVAALGSIGTLLYYVSIYLNRR from the coding sequence ATGGGAATGGGATATTTAATTTTGGCTGGAGCAATTATGCTTTGCAGCTGGTTGGTAAGTTCAAGACTAAAGAGCAAATTTGAACAGTATTCTAAATTACACTTACAAAACGGCATGTCTGGGGCAGAGATTGCCCAAAAAATGCTTGCCGATAACGGCATACATAATGTGCAAGTAATTTCGACTCCGGGGCAATTAACAGACCATTACAATCCGGTAAATAAAACCGTAAATTTGAGTGAGGCTGTTTATAACCAACGTAATGCAGCAGCAGCAGCGGTGGCGGCTCATGAGTGTGGTCACGCAGTACAACACGCTGTGGGCTATCAGTGGCTTAGCATGCGATCTAAGCTGGTGCCTTTTGTAAATGTGGCCTCAAGTTATATGCAGTGGGTTTTGTTGGCAGGGATTGTCTTAATTCAGACTTTTCCGGTTTTATTGTTGGGTGGGATTGTGCTTTTTGCAGTAACAACAGTATTTTCGATAGTTACCCTTCCGGTGGAGTATGATGCTAGTAATCGTGCTTTGGCTTGGTTAGAAAACAACAGAATGCTTACGCAAAAAGAGCAAGCAGGAGCTAAAGATGCCTTAAAGTGGGCTGCAAGAACGTATGTAGTGGCTGCTTTGGGTTCTATTGGGACGCTATTGTATTATGTTTCGATTTATTTAAACAGAAGGTAA
- a CDS encoding NAD(P)H-dependent oxidoreductase, protein MNIVILFNHPYDGSFCNAILESVQKGLIKGGHSIDLIHLDKEKFNPVMSAQDLKAFRDKKPVDPQVLSYQDRLKKADQLIFIFPIWWELMPALMKGFIDRVIFPGLAYDYTNQSNTLMKPLLTNIKAVTVITTMNTPGFIYRLVFGNAIQKALMRGTFWKLGYKNRKWISFNKVKSVSQNTREKWLQNLETKFAKI, encoded by the coding sequence ATGAATATAGTAATTCTATTTAACCATCCTTATGACGGCAGTTTTTGTAATGCAATTTTAGAGTCTGTACAAAAGGGATTAATAAAAGGCGGTCATTCTATTGATTTGATACACCTGGATAAAGAAAAATTTAATCCCGTTATGAGTGCCCAAGATTTAAAGGCATTTAGAGACAAAAAACCCGTTGATCCACAAGTACTATCCTATCAGGATCGTCTAAAAAAAGCAGACCAACTTATCTTTATTTTTCCAATATGGTGGGAGTTAATGCCTGCCTTAATGAAAGGATTTATAGACCGAGTGATATTTCCGGGCTTGGCTTATGACTATACAAACCAAAGCAACACGCTAATGAAACCCTTATTAACCAACATAAAAGCAGTTACCGTAATCACTACCATGAACACCCCTGGTTTTATCTATAGACTTGTGTTTGGCAACGCCATCCAAAAAGCATTAATGAGAGGTACTTTTTGGAAATTAGGCTACAAAAACAGAAAATGGATTAGTTTTAACAAAGTAAAATCTGTAAGCCAGAATACTAGAGAAAAATGGCTTCAAAATTTAGAAACTAAATTTGCAAAAATTTAA